One stretch of Acidobacteriota bacterium DNA includes these proteins:
- a CDS encoding serine/threonine protein kinase yields the protein MVHAGLVTIFDVSEDEQGNPYIVMEYVDGETLEEALTPRFGKQLLNLSQRLDVAIEIAHAVDYAHCRGIIHRDLKPSNVLLTADLHTKVVDFGIARLVDLNRAELNYIDGQAQASEGDSGVPGTPEFVAPELLHGMAAARSSDIFSLGVTLYWIFTGDLPFSGRSVTEIIYNGAHNQPAPVRQLNWALPSELDAVLRRCLAKDPGARYRSAGELAADLQVLRYAHNTQAPSGLANDAQLPRALAG from the coding sequence CTGGTGCATGCCGGTCTGGTTACTATCTTCGATGTGTCTGAGGACGAGCAGGGAAATCCCTACATCGTTATGGAGTACGTGGACGGAGAGACGCTGGAGGAGGCGCTCACGCCGCGCTTCGGCAAGCAGTTGCTGAACCTGAGTCAACGGTTGGATGTGGCCATTGAAATTGCACATGCCGTGGACTATGCCCATTGCCGGGGCATCATTCATCGCGACCTGAAGCCGTCCAACGTGCTGCTGACCGCCGATCTGCATACCAAGGTGGTGGACTTCGGCATCGCTCGCCTGGTTGATCTGAATCGTGCGGAGTTGAATTATATTGATGGGCAGGCGCAGGCCAGTGAAGGTGACAGCGGCGTGCCGGGCACGCCCGAGTTTGTGGCTCCTGAACTGTTGCATGGCATGGCTGCGGCGCGATCCAGCGACATCTTTTCTCTCGGTGTGACGCTCTACTGGATTTTCACCGGGGACCTGCCATTTTCGGGGCGCTCTGTTACCGAGATTATCTACAACGGGGCGCATAATCAGCCAGCTCCCGTCCGCCAGCTTAATTGGGCTCTCCCATCGGAACTGGATGCCGTGCTCCGCCGCTGCCTGGCGAAGGATCCCGGCGCGCGTTACCGCTCGGCGGGCGAGTTGGCCGCGGACCTTCAGGTGTTGCGCTACGCGCACAATACGCAGGCACCCAGTGGCTTGGCAAATGACGCTCAGTTGCCCCGCGCGCTGGCTGGATGA